A window of Pseudomonadota bacterium genomic DNA:
CACCTGGCATTCCAGTGGGGTTAGATGTCATCGCCTCCTTAAGAACCGAGTGAGCTTGTGAATAAAAGCCGCGTAGCTCACAAGGCTGCTTCATAGTTGACATTCTTTCAGCCCGGGGCACATGGTACCCCATCTAACAGTCGGCTTATTCCGGACAACAATAATCCATCCGCCGGGTGGGCTACTGGTTCAACTCCTGTCTGGCCAGTTCCATCCCCTCACGCATGGCGCCGAGGTTGACTTCGTCAGTTCCTTTAGGGACGCTTTCTGTAATGGCCTGCTCCAGTGCCTCAACCTTTACCAGATTCAAATGAGCGTTTAGGAAACCGAGCACCACCATGTTGGCAATAATCTTCCGTCCGAATTTCTTGTAGGCAATATCTGTAGCACCAATGCCGTGCACCTTGATGTCGGGAGGATTGAGTTTGCTATCGGTTTGAACAAGGTCACTTTCCAGAATTAGAGTCCCACCCGGTTTCAGTAAAGGAACAAACTTCTCGTACGCCGGCTGTGTCAGGGCTACCAGAACGTCGTTGTTGACTGGTTCAAGTTCGTAGATTTCGTCATCGGAGATGATTACGTCGCCACGGCATTCTCCACCTCGTGACTCACTGCCGTATGACTGGTTCTGAACAGCTTTCTTGCCGCCGATGACGGCAGCTTTACCCATGATGTAGCTTGAGAGGACGATCCCCTGCCCCCCGAATCCTGCAAACCTTATGATCAACTTGCTCTCTCCATCTCTGACTTCAAGTTTTCCACCTGCTCAGTGGTAATTCTGTGCAGTTCAGTCACATATTCCGGTCTATCTCGGTCGCATAGTGTGCCTACAACGATCTTGTCTTTCAGTTCTTCTTCGCTCATATCGCGAGCCTTGCTGATTCGCACAGATTCGTCTTTGAACTTGTGAAGGAAGTCAT
This region includes:
- a CDS encoding 2-oxoacid:acceptor oxidoreductase family protein, with the translated sequence MIIRFAGFGGQGIVLSSYIMGKAAVIGGKKAVQNQSYGSESRGGECRGDVIISDDEIYELEPVNNDVLVALTQPAYEKFVPLLKPGGTLILESDLVQTDSKLNPPDIKVHGIGATDIAYKKFGRKIIANMVVLGFLNAHLNLVKVEALEQAITESVPKGTDEVNLGAMREGMELARQELNQ